From a single Canis lupus baileyi chromosome 14, mCanLup2.hap1, whole genome shotgun sequence genomic region:
- the DSCC1 gene encoding sister chromatid cohesion protein DCC1 produces the protein MKRTREEVDATLQIAKLKAAELLPVVHCLGFGPGAGAAVGDSCLLELEPALCQQLEAGHSLVIRGDKDEQAVLCSKDKTYDLRIADTSNMLLFIPGCKTPDQLKMEETHCNIIHTEIFDFSNNYWELRRCRPKLKKLKKLLMENTYEGPDSQKEKDSNHSKYTTEDLLDQIQASEEEIMTQLQVLNACEIEGYWRILDFDYEMKLLNHVTQLVDSESWSFDKVPLNPCLQELGPLEPEEMIEHCLKCYGKKYIEEGEVYFELSADKICRATAQMLLQNAVKFNLAEFQEVWQQSVPEGMITSLDQLKGLALVDRHSRPEIIFLLKVDDLPEDNQERFNSLFSLREKWTEEDIAPYIQDLCGEKQTIGALLTKYSRSSIQNGVKVYNSRRPIS, from the exons ATGAAGCGGACCCGCGAGGAGGTGGACGCTACGCTCCAGATCGCCAAGCTGAAGGCGGCCGAGCTGCTGCCGGTTGTGCACTGCCTGGGCTTCGGCCCCGGGGCCGGCGCCGCCGTCGGAGACTCCTGCCTGCTGGAGCTGGAGCCCGCGCTGTGCCAGCAGCTGGAGGCCGGGCACAG TCTTGTGATTCGGGGTGATAAAGATGAGCAGGCTGTGCTGTGCAGTAAAGACAAAACCTATGACTTGAGAATAGCAGACACTTCCAATATGTTGCTTTTTATTCCTGGTTGTAAGACTCCTGACCAGCTGAAGATGGAAGAAACACATTGTAACATTATTCACACCGAG atctttgatttttctaataattattgGGAATTAAGAAGATGCCGACCCAAATTAAAGAAGCTAAAGAAACTTTTGATGGAAAACACCTATGAAGGACCTGACagtcaaaaagaaaaggattcaAATCATTCAAAA taTACAACCGAAGATTTGCTGGATCAAATTCAGGCAAGCGAGGAAGAAATAATGACCCAATTACAAGTTCTAAATGCCTGTGAGATTGAAG GTTACTGGAGGATTCTTGATTTTGATTATGAGATGAAACTTCTGAATCATGTAACTCAGCTTGTGGATTCTGAATCTTGGTCCTTTGATAAAGTTCCTTTGAATCCATGCCTTCAGGAACTTGGACCATTGGAGCcaga ggaAATGATTGAACACTGTCTTAAATGTTatggaaagaaatatatagaGGAAG GTGAAGTTTATTTTGAATTGAGTGCTGATAAAATATGCAGAGCAACAGCACAGATGCTACTTCAGAATGCAGTGAAATTTAATCTTGCTGAGTTTCAAGAAGTGTGGCAACAGAGTGTGCCTGAAGGAATGATAACTAGTCTTGATCAGCTTAAG GGTTTAGCCTTGGTGGATCGACACTCGAGACCAGAAATCATATTTTTGCTAAAAGTAGATGATTTACCTGAGGATAATCAAGAACGTTTTAACAGTCTATTCTCTCTAAGGGAAAAGTGGACAGAAGAAGACATAGCTCCATATATTCA AGATTTGTGTGGAGAGAAGCAAACAATAGGTGCATTACTCACCAAATATTCTCGATCTTCAATACAAAATGGTGTTAAAGTTTACAACTCAAGAAGGCccatttcttaa